The Thalassophryne amazonica chromosome 8, fThaAma1.1, whole genome shotgun sequence genome includes a window with the following:
- the mterf2 gene encoding transcription termination factor 2, mitochondrial isoform X2, which translates to MLRVIATFFCLQCQHLPALPLNLRYCSTLNSAENQQTVEALCGLSVDVQKVRKLKGWVLCRNPAFVKDVAKLLKDMGASGAIITQVLAAYPEAILCSPEQMQAQKELWTTVCPNQTELVSIIEKFPASFFSTFAHGANQRNNIAYFQSLNLNKRIIAKLMASAPLSFSRPVEQNEEMVRTLQEAYQELGGDEVNMKIWLLKLLTQNPFVLLKAPDILRDNLLFLKDMGFSPVQLLHLLSKLRGFVTELNPDSMRRTLAYSRATIGCSETELRNIILECPALLSYSDVILDERFKGLLGAGISMSQIIETPTVLELTTQIVDYRIQKLKAHGYDVRKGSLEVLNGTKKDFEMSYGKLQLRRVRPLFNPVAPLKADD; encoded by the coding sequence ATGTTACGGGTGATTGCAACGTTCTTCTGCCTCCAGTGCCAGCATCTCCCAGCCCTTCCTCTAAACCTTAGGTATTGTTCGACCCTGAACTCAGCCGAGAACCAGCAGACTGTGGAGGCTCTCTGCGGTCTCTCTGTGGATGTCCAGAAAGTCCGAAAACTTAAGGGCTGGGTCCTGTGTCGGAACCCAGCCTTCGTCAAAGATGTTGCTAAACTGCTAAAGGACATGGGTGCCTCTGGCGCCATCATCACCCAGGTACTAGCTGCTTACCCTGAGGCAATCCTCTGCAGTCCGGAGCAGATGCAAGCTCAGAAGGAGCTGTGGACAACAGTCTGTCCAAACCAGACAGAACTGGTTTCAATCATTGAAAAATTTCCAGCTTCTTTCTTCTCCACTTTTGCTCATGGTGCCAACCAGCGGAacaatattgcttattttcaaagtCTAAACCTCAACAAGCGAATCATTGCCAAACTCATGGCCAGTGCTCCTCTGAGTTTCAGTCGGCCGGTAGAGCAGAACGAGGAGATGGTCCGCACCCTCCAGGAGGCCTATCAGGAGCTTGGTGGAGATGAAGTCAACATGAAGATCTGGCTTCTCAAACTGCTGACCCAGAACCCATTTGTTCTCCTCAAGGCCCCAGACATACTGAGGGACAACCTGCTGTTCTTAAAAGACATGGGTTTCAGCCCTGTGCAACTCCTGCACCTCCTCTCCAAGCTCAGAGGTTTTGTGACTGAGCTGAACCCAGACAGCATGCGTCGCACCCTGGCTTACTCACGGGCCACCATTGGCTGCTCTGAGACAGAGCTGCGGAACATCATCCTCGAATGTCCGGCTCTGCTTTCCTACTCAGATGTCATTCTGGATGAGCGTTTTAAGGGGCTCCTGGGTGCTGGCATCAGCATGTCTCAAATCATAGAGACTCCAACTGTTTTGGAGTTGACCACACAGATAGTAGATTATCGAATCCAGAAACTTAAAGCTCATGGTTATGATGTCAGAAAAGGTAGTCTGGAGGTATTAAATGGGACTAAGAAGGACTTTGAGATGAGCTATGGAAAGCTACAGCTGCGTAGAGTGAGACCACTCTTTAACCCTGTTGCCCCTTTAAAAGCAGATGACTGA
- the mterf2 gene encoding transcription termination factor 2, mitochondrial isoform X1 yields the protein MLAAVKRRRRRRRRRRSFRTDVTSFLFCLRGDLLQGFASMLRVIATFFCLQCQHLPALPLNLRYCSTLNSAENQQTVEALCGLSVDVQKVRKLKGWVLCRNPAFVKDVAKLLKDMGASGAIITQVLAAYPEAILCSPEQMQAQKELWTTVCPNQTELVSIIEKFPASFFSTFAHGANQRNNIAYFQSLNLNKRIIAKLMASAPLSFSRPVEQNEEMVRTLQEAYQELGGDEVNMKIWLLKLLTQNPFVLLKAPDILRDNLLFLKDMGFSPVQLLHLLSKLRGFVTELNPDSMRRTLAYSRATIGCSETELRNIILECPALLSYSDVILDERFKGLLGAGISMSQIIETPTVLELTTQIVDYRIQKLKAHGYDVRKGSLEVLNGTKKDFEMSYGKLQLRRVRPLFNPVAPLKADD from the exons atgctggctgccgttaaacgccgaagaagaagaagaagaagaagaagaagtttcaGAACAGACGTCACTTCCTTTCTCTTCTGCTTAAG AGGTGATCTCCTTCAGGGATTTGCATCAATGTTACGGGTGATTGCAACGTTCTTCTGCCTCCAGTGCCAGCATCTCCCAGCCCTTCCTCTAAACCTTAGGTATTGTTCGACCCTGAACTCAGCCGAGAACCAGCAGACTGTGGAGGCTCTCTGCGGTCTCTCTGTGGATGTCCAGAAAGTCCGAAAACTTAAGGGCTGGGTCCTGTGTCGGAACCCAGCCTTCGTCAAAGATGTTGCTAAACTGCTAAAGGACATGGGTGCCTCTGGCGCCATCATCACCCAGGTACTAGCTGCTTACCCTGAGGCAATCCTCTGCAGTCCGGAGCAGATGCAAGCTCAGAAGGAGCTGTGGACAACAGTCTGTCCAAACCAGACAGAACTGGTTTCAATCATTGAAAAATTTCCAGCTTCTTTCTTCTCCACTTTTGCTCATGGTGCCAACCAGCGGAacaatattgcttattttcaaagtCTAAACCTCAACAAGCGAATCATTGCCAAACTCATGGCCAGTGCTCCTCTGAGTTTCAGTCGGCCGGTAGAGCAGAACGAGGAGATGGTCCGCACCCTCCAGGAGGCCTATCAGGAGCTTGGTGGAGATGAAGTCAACATGAAGATCTGGCTTCTCAAACTGCTGACCCAGAACCCATTTGTTCTCCTCAAGGCCCCAGACATACTGAGGGACAACCTGCTGTTCTTAAAAGACATGGGTTTCAGCCCTGTGCAACTCCTGCACCTCCTCTCCAAGCTCAGAGGTTTTGTGACTGAGCTGAACCCAGACAGCATGCGTCGCACCCTGGCTTACTCACGGGCCACCATTGGCTGCTCTGAGACAGAGCTGCGGAACATCATCCTCGAATGTCCGGCTCTGCTTTCCTACTCAGATGTCATTCTGGATGAGCGTTTTAAGGGGCTCCTGGGTGCTGGCATCAGCATGTCTCAAATCATAGAGACTCCAACTGTTTTGGAGTTGACCACACAGATAGTAGATTATCGAATCCAGAAACTTAAAGCTCATGGTTATGATGTCAGAAAAGGTAGTCTGGAGGTATTAAATGGGACTAAGAAGGACTTTGAGATGAGCTATGGAAAGCTACAGCTGCGTAGAGTGAGACCACTCTTTAACCCTGTTGCCCCTTTAAAAGCAGATGACTGA